In Penaeus vannamei isolate JL-2024 chromosome 24, ASM4276789v1, whole genome shotgun sequence, the genomic stretch GGGTCTTATTCTAATGGGTGTTGGGGTGTTGAGGGATTTGTcggtatgtgtgcttgcgtgcttgcgGTTTTTTTCGAATGGGTGTTTGGGGTGTTGGGtgatttgtctgtatgtgtgcttgcgtggtTGCGGGTTTTATTCGGATTGGTGTTGGGTGATTTGTCGaaatgtgtgcttgcgtgcttgcgGGTTTTATTCGAGTTGGTGTTGGGTGATTTGTCGGTatgtgtgcttgcttgcgtgcttGTGGGTTTTATTCGAAATGTGTGCCTGAGTGCTTGTGGGTTTTATTGGTGTTGGGTGATTTGTcggtatgtgtgcttgcgtgcttggAGGTCCGTTGAAGTAGTGTTTGTGGAAAGATGTGCTTGGGTGCTTGGAAGCTGATCGACAGATATGATTGAAGGCTTACTTaaaatgtgtgcttgtgtgcttgtcgAATTGTTGAATCATAGATTTCAAATCATGATCTAATTTCCTTCTGCAAGCACGATCTCCATCAAGCAGAAGCATAAATAGACTAACTACACTTGAGattaatattttgaaaatatgttttttttttttttttttttttttttttctttctttctttttcttttttttacgagatATTTCTGACTTCAAAATATTATCCGAGACACGTTTTTAACACGAAGCgaaatgcgagagggagagagaatggagaaagagataagaaatgatTTTAAAGAAATCGCGGAAATAATTTTTGAATTAAGGTATAATTTTGAATAAATATTAGTACCATTTTGgcaaattattaattaattttcatcACCGATTTTCTACCTATTATATGTCATCAACAAGtgagaaaatacaaagaagaaatatgataaatagaaagaataagcagatagatagataagcaataaataaatagacagaagaatgaattaattaatagaaaataaataaaaaacaaaaaatggaaaggaaaaaaaatatatagttcaataaattaattaaattcgtCAATGTTATCGCTgcatatattgttattactattaaattattttattaccattacaattatcattaccattactatcagtattactattatcatcatttttattattgttgttattgttatgattattatcaatattattattcttaataatgataataataataacaataatgatgatgataataataataataataataataataataatgataataatgataataataataataccattattatcatcatcattattattatcattatcattattttcattatcattatcatcatcataataatcatcattactattattactatcatcattatcattatcatcatcatcgacatcattatcatcactatcttattacttattatccttattaccttgacctttgacctttcaaTTGACCTTGATTTTCACGTACGGACAAAGGTCACAGGGTACGTTAGTCTCTACAGCGACATCGAAtacgttctttcgttctttaattACGCAGCGGGAGAGGCAAAGGACATCGGAAgcaggaataataacaacaagaataataacaacagcaagaataacaacgaaaataacaacaacaacgacaaaaacacaacaaaacagcaaaagtaacaacgacaaaaacaataacaacaaaaataacaacaacgacaacaacaacggtaacaacacaacaaaatcaacaacaacaaaaataacaacaacgacaaaaacaataacaacaacaaatacaacaaaaataacaacaacaacgacgacggcaacaacaacaaaaacaacaacaaaactaataacaacaacgacgacgacgacgacaacaacaacaacaacaacaacaacaacaacaacatcaacaacaacaaaaataacaacaacaacaacaatattatcatcaacaacaacaacaacaacaaatataacaacaacaacaacatgatatATTAACGAGACCtgcaatgattatgatcataataataataacaattacaacaacagcaacattagcatcataaacaacaacaatgacatcattatcatctccacaaacaacataaacaattacaacaatgatataactataacaacaacaatgtcgTTAACATTTGCATAGGATAAAACGTTAACAGTTGCCGGAAGGATAATTTGTAATTTTAGTACTTCTGTTATCCacatgtttccttttctctctctctctctctttctttctctctctctctctctttctctttcgctttatctctctctctctctctctctctctctctctctctctctctcgcttccgctctctctctctctctctctctctctctctctctctctctctctcccgctttctctctctctctctgtctctctctcactctctcccgctttctctctctcttccgctctctctctctctatctatttctcactcactcactcacgctctctctctctctctctctctctctctctctctctctctctctctctctctctctcttcctatctgtcATCCTcagaagggagtaggaaggggggagggcaagaccaggggggaggggggtgaggaagaaaaggGTTTATGcacaaaaaaggaagggaagagagagagagaacaaaaaatagaggaaaagagagagagagagagaaagagaggaatgggcacctgaaaaaatatatatatatggttgagaaaaataacatttgccggatcccattattttttttttttttttttttttttgtgggcgggtttttttttttctcgtaaggttacgtgggcgtgtgggcgggagaTCTTTGTGCATTAGGGGAGGGTCGTGGGcgtgagggtaaaaaaaaaaaggttagaaCAGAGGGAAGGGTTTAAtgtgggtgaggggagtgggcgggagggggagtgggcgggatggggggagggcgggagggggggagggcgggatggggggagtgggcgggagggggggaggggggaggggggtggggggagtgggcgggaggggggggggttgaacgtTCTCATGATGGCACGTGGGAAAGCGGAAATCGacgagataagtaaataaatagataaatagatagatagatacgtttttgtttgtttgtttgtttgttttgagtgtgtgtgtatgtgtctgtctgtagttCTATTTATAGGTCtatgtatgttgttttttttctggatgtatgcttgtgtgtgtgtgtgtgtgtgtgtgtgtgcgtgtgcgtgtgtgtgtgtgtgcgtgtgtgtgtgtgtctgtgtgtgtgtgtgtgtgtgcgtgtgtgtgcgtgtgtgtgtgcgtgtgtgtgtgcgtgtgtgcgtgtgtgtgtgtgtgtgtgtgtgtgtgtgtgtgtgtgtgtgtgtgtgtgtgtgtgtgtgtgtgtgtgtgtgtgtgtgtgtgtgtgtgtgtgtgtgtgtgtgtgcgtgtgtgtgtgtgtgtgtgtgtgtgtgtgtgtgtgtgtgtatgtgtgtatgtgtgtctgtgtgtgtgtgtgtgtgcgcgcgggtgtgttTAGTTCTATTTATAGGtctctatatacgtatatttctttactgaatgtatatgtctgtgcgtttgtgtgcgtatgtgtgtgagtatttgtagtTCTCTTTATAactctatatatgtgtacgttttttcttcttcctgatgtGTGCGTTTAGGTGCGAGATCAGCTGATTAGCAGAAAAGCTAAAACGAcgaaacaaaacatttttttttttttctccatttctctgtttctctacaaCTCAGAAGGTCATGTCAATATTTTcagcctcgcctccccgcctcgcccCCCCCTACTCGCCTGAGtcttaatgaataatgaataacaaaggaCATCTTCATTACCAAACGCCCCCGCCCGcgtacacaccccacccccaccccctccttccctccctcctcgtcccgtcatgttttttccattttgtattcataaatacatgcagatattggtatatatatatatatatatatatatatatatatatatatatatatatatatatatatatatatatatatatatatatatatatatatatatatatatatatatatatatatatatatatatatatatatatatatatatatatatatatatatatatatatatatatatatatatatatacatatatataaatgatcatcatcatcatcatcattattattatcatttttataatcattgttattatcattatcattatcatcatcatcatcattattattatcattatcattatcattgttattattattattattattattattattattattattattattattattattatccttatcattattattattattattattattattattattgttgttgttgttgttgttgttgttgttgttgtttgttgttattgttattatcattattatcattattattattatcattatcattattattattattatcattataattaacgaGAAAGtaacgagaaaaaatgaaaaataaaagacaaattaaTGTTACTTataaacgttattattattactataattatcgttgttattgttgtttttgattgtgacaaccccccccccaaaaaaaaaaaaaaactaataatgataataaaaataagtaaacaaaaaaaatggatgatACTTATGAACATTTACTTAGAGGAAACGACCACCACAGACGGTAGGCGATCGATACTTATAAAAGGTACTTATAAAAGGCTTCAACGgtaaaacagaggaagaggaaggagtgatgTAAGAGAGAcattagggaagggggggggaggagggggtggagggggtggagggtggaggggggggggatggagagggatgaaacggaaggaagagagagagagagagcaggagggttccgggggagggggaggggagggtgggggagggaggggtggggaggcaggaagtgacaggaagaggaggaggaggaggaggaggaggaggaggaggagggggagggagaggagggagagttggtcgttgagagagagggtgatggataGATGATGAGATAGggatgagatagagaggggggggggggagagagagagagagagagagagagagagagagagagagagagagagagagagagagaaagagagagagagagagagaaagaaagaaagagatagatagatagatagatagagatagatagatagagcgagagagataaatagatagagagagagagataaatagatagatagatagatacatatagagagcgacaaacagagaggcagagacagaaagagagagaaaaaaaaacactttgacaagtttattgtgACAAGTGCTTACacctcgaaaaaaaaaagttaccacacaaaggaaaaaaaaatagagcgagagacaaaATGACAATGAATTGACGTAACACAACAATcagattaagataaaaaaaacagattcacAACAGacaattatcaacaacaacacgaGAAGTGCTCAATGTCTgcgacttatcattattatcggtatcctTATCATTTTACGAGTATTTTCCAACTTGACCCCAGCTTCGCCAAGGACACAGAGACACTGAGAACGATTTAATTAATTTACATATCGAAATAGAGCAGCAGATATTAAGTATTTGGCACCTCGAGCCACCCTAGAACTGAGTCATGTTAATAAgcgaacaaaaataaatgaataaataaataaataaaactattacGTATTTGACACtttggatggagagatagatagatagatagatagagagagagagagagagagagagagagagagagagagagagagagagagagagatggagagagagagagagagagagagagagagagagagagagagagagagagagagagagagagagagagagagagagagagagagagagagagagagagagagagagagagagagagagagagagagagagaggagggagaaggaatagagaaagggagagagagacagagagagaaacagagagagagagagagagagagagagagagagagagagagagagagagagagagagagagagagagagagagagagagagagagagagagagagagagagagagagatcgtacgactagcgagagagagagatggatgagagagagagagagagagatcgcacgactagcgagagagagacgactagcgagagagagagagagagagagagagagagagagagagagagagagagagagagagagagagagagagagacagagagagaaagagagagaaagagagagaggggagaaggagaaggaaaaggaaagggagagagagagacagagagagaaagagagagagggggagaaagagagagagagagacagagaaagagagagagagagggagaaagagagagagagagagagagagagagagagagagagatcgcacgactagcgagagagagagatggagagagagagagagatcgcaccacgctagcgagagagagagagagagagagagagagagagagagagagagagagagagagagagagagagagagagagagagagagagagagagagagagagagagatcgcacgactagcgagagagtgagagaaagagagagagagagagagagagagagagagagagagagagagagagggagagagagagagagagagagagagagagagagagagagagggagagagagagagagagagagatcgcacgactagcgagagatggagatgggagagaggagagagagagagagagagagagagagagagagagagagagagagagagagagagagagagagagagagagagagatcgcacgactagagagagagagagagatggagagagagagagagagagagagagagaagagagagagagagagagagagagagagagagagagagagagagagagagagagagagagagagagatatcgcacgactagcagagagagagagagaagagagagagagagagagagagagagagagagagagagagagagagagagagagagagagagagagagagagagagagagagagaggaaggaaggaaggaaggaaggaaggaaggccaccgcaccacgccctcccccttcctccggcCCCATCCTTCGCTTCCTATGTTAACGGAAGGAAGTTGTAAGTAgtcctgcacccccctccccctccccaccccccacccccccccccctccgccacctccCCACCTGTAGATCTTCTATAACGAACTCACGCCACGAGTCATACTGgacaccgcccccctccccccaccaccacgcccgcacgccgaccccccaccccctcctaaaaACGACAGCAGGACACCCTTTAGACGCATCCTGCTCTTAGGATGGGCGGTTGAGGGCggaggatggagtgaggggggaggaggtgagggcgggggaggagggggagggtatcatTTCGGGAAGTCCGCTTTGCCATCAACGTGGAAGTCCGTTTGTGGCCCGATTGCTTTCTCAACGGccgtgctgtctgtctgtctgtctgtccatgtatcatctatatctatctctctctctctctctccatatatctttcccgccctctctctccatatatatatatatatatatataaaatgtatatatatatatatatatatataaaatattccttctctctctttctctttctctctctccatatatctatctctctctctctctctctctctctctctctctctctctctatatatatatatcttctctctctctctctctctatctctctctctctctcctctctctgctctctctctctctctctctctctctctctctgtctgtctttgagagagataaatagatagatatatatatttatatttatatatatatatatatttatcagaaatatatatatttgtatatatatatatttttgtattttagtgtccattgtttttgttttgttgagataagtctccctctctgtcttttcatgtttatttctctacttaactatatatatcagtgtgtgtatgtgtgtgtgtgtgtgtgtgtgtgtgtgtgtgtgtgtgtgtgtgtgtgtgtgtgtgtgtgtgtgtgtgtgtgtgtgtgtgtgtgtgtgtgtgtgtgtgtgtgtgtgtatgtgtgtgtgtgtgtgtgtgtgtgtgtgtgagtgtgtgtgtgtgtgtgtgtgtgtgtacgtgtgtgtgtgtgcgcgtgtgtgtgtgtgtgtgtgtgtgtgtgtgtgtgtgtgtctatatatatatatatatatatatttatatatatatatgtatgtatatatatatatatatttatatgtatatatatatatatatatatatatatatatatatatatatatatatatatatatatatatatatatcacacacacacacacacacacatatatatatatatatatatatatatatatatatatatatatatatatatatatatatatatatatatatatatattcatttattcatttatttattcatatacctgTCTACCAAATACTGAAAAACCCGAACGcatttaaaataaagaaaaaaaaacaaagaaataaaaaaatgacctAAGATTACGAAGGACCTTACCAAACTCACCCAAACGACCGCGTTTTATGAAGACATCGCACAGCTGGCAGCCACGTACCtctcattagcatcattagcatACTCGGCATAAGGGACACAGGTACTATGCGCGCGCCGTATGCTGAAACAACGCCGCGTGGAGCCGGAATATGCGCGTGGTCATAGACAtggcatacgtatgtgtgtatacttgggCATGTTGTCTAAAATTAGCGTATGATACAGATTTATGGATATGTGCGCAGGTGGGTATGtttacacacgcttacacacatgtttacaaacgcttacacacatgtttacacacgcttacacacatgtttacacacgcttacacacatgtttacaaacgcttacacacatgtttacacacgcttacacacatgtttacacacgcttacacacatgtttacacacgcttacacacatgtttacacacgcttacacacatgtttacacacgcttacacacatgtttacacacgcttacgcacatgtttacacacgcttacacaaatgTTTACACAGGcttacacacatgtttacacacgcttacacacatgtTTACGTACGtttacacacatgtttacacacgcttacacacatattTGAATTCGAACGCACATatctagagaaaagaaaaaaatataaagatatatatagagagagttatagatagaactacatatacatgcatacacaaacatacacatacgtacgcatacatacacacatgacacataaacacacacacgcatacacgcacacacacacacacacacacacacacacacacacacacacacacacccacatacacacacacacccagacaaacGGACACAAACGAAAAATTAAACAcacattccctcactcactccctctccctccccctctatcttgtcttccaccttcacacacacacacacacacacgcacacacacacacacacacacgcacacgcacgcacgcacacacacagacaaacggacaaaacgaagaggaggagtaaaaggaggaagtggaggaagaggagaataagagggaaaagtTATACCAAAATccttcaaaaaaaatatatatatatatatatatatatatatatatatatatatatatatataaataaataaatatatatatatatatatatacataaagttatAGGCCTACAAGTTATACCTAAATTCTCCAAAACAAGATATGAACAGATCTaggtagagggagtggagggaggaggggagggggagggggtttgagggagcaccttaggggaggggggagggggttgaggggagtttcaggggagggggagggggtggggttgagggagccttagggagggggaggagggttgagggagcctttaggagggggaggggggttgaggagagccttagggagggggagggggttgagggagcccttttagggagggggagggggttgagggtttTTAGGGTAGAGGGAGTCTTAGGGAGcacttagggagggagggggatcaggGCCTTGGGTAAGGGGAGGCCTTGAGAactgtagggagggggaggttgagggagccTTAGGTAGAGGGGAGTCTTAGGGAGccttagggaggggggagggggttgaggagagcCTTAGGGTAGAGGGGAGCCTTAGGGAGCcttaggtagggagggggatcAGGGAGCCTTGGGTAGCAGAGAGGAGGGGGCCTTGGGAGccttaggggtgggggtagagaggagaggggaggggaggagggagggggaggaagtggtgcCCGGCACCTGCTTACCTAAGTGGTCAAGCTAGGGAGGCACCTTGCTCTCGACACGGCCATTTGCGCCTCAAAGTTCGTTACGAGACAGAGACACGTgtcagggagggaggattgggcgggggtggggttcAGGGTGGGGATGGacggtgggaggatggggggtggaggtgagagagaaagggaggggatgaggggtgaggggtgagggggatgagtgagagaaagggggggtaagggggaatgaggagagagagatgagagagggaggggggactgggcgggggtggggtgtggggataGACAGTGGGAGTGATgggggtggagtgagagagagagagagagggggtgagggggaggggtgagggggtgagagagagagagaggaggggagagggagggggactggcgggggtgggggggtagaaagggaggatgggggtggaggagagatgaggggggaatgagtgagagagatgaggggggtgagggggagtgtagtgaggggggtgggagtgagggaaagggggagagagggggtggggtgagggggatgagagagagagagagagaggggtgagagagggggagtgaggggggatgaggggagagagagagggggtgaagggggggtgaggggtgaggaaagcAGAGATGAGGAAAcagggtgtaagagagagagcggaaggaaggaggggatcaggagcagagagaaaggaaaagggagtgagagagcgaataagagaaaagaaaaagagagaaggagagagagagagagagagagagagagagagagagagagagagagagagagagagagagagacagagagagagagagagatagagagagagagagcgagagagcgagagcgagagagagagacagagaaagagagagaaagagagagagagagagagaggcagacagacagacagaaaggagagagacagatggatcgatagagagaaggagagagagagagatggagaaagagagagagagagaaagacagacagagagagagagagaaagacagacagagagagatagagagagagagagagagagaaagacagacagacagagagagagagagagagagagagagagagagagagagagagagagagacagacagacagacagacagacagacagacagacagaaagagagacagacagacagacagacagagagagacagagacagacagacaaacagacagagagtgcgagagagacagacagacagacagacagacagacagacagacagaaagacagacagacagacagacagacagacagacagacagacagacagacagaaagagagagagagaacgagagagagaagcccGAGGATGAGAGAAGCATAAAACAGGATGAAACAAGATTAtcctcgtgtttgtttgtttgtttgtttgtttgatgcaACTCGTTTGTAATTTCTGCGCTCTGGTTTGCACACTAGacgatgggcgtgggcgtgggcgtgggcgtgggcgtgggtgtgggcgtgggtgtgggtgtgggtgtgggtgtgggtgtggacgtgggtgtgggcgtgggtgtgggcatgggcgtgggtatgggcgtgggtgtaggcgtgggtgtgggcgtgggtatgggcgaaggtgtgggcgtgggcgtgggtgtaggtATGGGCGTGGATGTGGAagcgggtgtgggcgtgggtgtgggcgtgggtgtggg encodes the following:
- the LOC138866095 gene encoding uncharacterized protein — translated: MGVGVGVGVGVGVGVGVGVGVGVGVGVGVGMGEGVGVGVGVGMGVDVEAGVGVGVGVGVGVSVGVGVGVGVGVGVGVGVGVGMDVGVCVGVGVGAGVGVGVGV